A region from the uncultured Stenotrophomonas sp. genome encodes:
- a CDS encoding Sulfur deprivation response regulator, whose protein sequence is MDTALTLTTDMKLVLGLVGFTMAMFLFERIRSDVVALVVMVVLGVTGLIAPEEIFAGFSGNAVMSIIATTILGAGLDRTGALNRLASWLLRRSRGVEQRLLLLASATAGINSAFMQNTSVMALYLPVAARLASRSGLTLKRLLLPITAAIVMGGGLTMVGNSPLILLNDLLISANNNLPSGSATIEPLRMFAPLPIGLALLVASLLYFRFYGNRKSPAEKDGDGQSQAPARTESYFARAYGIEGDVFELTVSTESPLVGMTVSEVESLFDAPLLLALKTGNDTRLAPPADMRIWVGSVIGAMGPRQQVADFAQNQFLRMSSRLRQLGDLFNPSRAGISEAVVPPTSKLIGKTAGQLRLRKERGISLLAINRDKQVIRENVRNVALRAGDMLVFHSIWQDLSAAAESRDFVVVTDYPKGEQRPHKFKIAMVIFALTIIIALTSDLPVALTLLTGVAGMLLTGVLRMDEAYASISWKTIFMMAGLIPLGWAMDSSGAAAWVAGHTIDKLPAGIPIWLLELALALLTTAFSLVISHVGATIVTVPIAVNLALAVGGNPTAFALIVALSASNNLMTASNPVISMVAGPAKYTPREMWRIGAPLSLLYTVILVVMINIMF, encoded by the coding sequence ATGGATACCGCGCTGACGCTGACCACCGACATGAAGCTCGTGCTCGGGCTGGTCGGCTTCACGATGGCGATGTTCCTGTTCGAGCGCATCCGCTCCGACGTGGTGGCACTGGTGGTGATGGTGGTGCTGGGCGTGACCGGGTTGATCGCACCGGAGGAGATCTTCGCCGGCTTCTCCGGCAACGCGGTGATGAGCATCATCGCCACCACCATCCTCGGCGCGGGGCTGGACCGTACCGGCGCGCTGAACCGGCTGGCCAGCTGGCTGCTGCGGCGCTCGCGCGGCGTCGAGCAGCGCCTGCTGCTGCTGGCCAGCGCCACTGCCGGCATCAATTCCGCCTTCATGCAGAACACCTCGGTGATGGCGCTGTACCTGCCGGTGGCCGCGCGGCTGGCCTCGCGCAGCGGGCTCACCCTCAAGCGCCTGCTGCTGCCGATCACCGCCGCCATCGTGATGGGCGGCGGGCTGACGATGGTCGGCAACTCGCCGCTGATCCTGCTCAACGACCTGCTGATCTCGGCCAACAACAACCTGCCCTCGGGCAGCGCCACCATCGAGCCACTGCGGATGTTCGCGCCGCTGCCGATCGGTCTGGCATTGCTGGTCGCCTCGCTGCTGTACTTCCGTTTCTACGGCAACCGCAAGTCACCGGCCGAAAAAGACGGTGACGGCCAAAGCCAGGCACCGGCGCGCACCGAGAGCTACTTCGCCCGGGCCTACGGCATCGAGGGCGACGTGTTCGAGCTGACCGTCTCCACCGAGAGCCCGCTGGTCGGCATGACCGTCAGCGAAGTCGAGAGCCTGTTCGACGCACCGCTGCTGCTGGCATTGAAGACCGGCAACGACACCCGCCTTGCGCCACCGGCGGACATGCGCATCTGGGTCGGCAGCGTGATCGGCGCGATGGGCCCGCGCCAGCAGGTGGCCGACTTCGCGCAGAACCAGTTCCTGCGCATGTCCTCGCGCCTGCGCCAGCTCGGCGACCTGTTCAACCCCAGCCGCGCCGGCATTTCCGAAGCGGTGGTGCCGCCGACCTCGAAACTGATCGGCAAGACCGCCGGCCAGCTGCGCCTGCGCAAGGAACGCGGAATCAGCCTGTTGGCGATCAACCGCGACAAGCAGGTGATCCGCGAGAACGTGCGCAACGTGGCACTGCGCGCTGGCGACATGCTGGTGTTCCACAGCATCTGGCAGGACCTTTCCGCCGCGGCGGAAAGCCGCGACTTCGTCGTGGTCACCGATTACCCGAAGGGCGAGCAGCGCCCGCACAAGTTCAAGATCGCCATGGTGATCTTCGCCCTGACCATCATCATCGCCCTGACTTCCGACCTGCCGGTGGCGCTGACCCTGCTCACCGGCGTGGCCGGCATGCTGCTCACCGGCGTGCTGCGCATGGACGAGGCCTATGCGTCGATCAGCTGGAAGACCATCTTCATGATGGCCGGGTTGATTCCGCTGGGCTGGGCAATGGACTCCAGCGGCGCGGCGGCGTGGGTGGCCGGCCACACCATCGACAAGCTGCCCGCCGGCATCCCGATATGGCTGCTGGAGCTGGCGCTGGCGCTGCTGACCACCGCCTTCTCACTGGTGATCAGCCACGTCGGCGCCACCATCGTCACCGTGCCCATCGCGGTCAACCTGGCACTGGCCGTCGGCGGCAACCCGACCGCGTTCGCGCTGATCGTGGCGCTGTCGGCCTCCAACAACCTGATGACCGCGTCCAACCCGGTGATCTCGATGGTGGCCGGCCCGGCCAAGTACACCCCGCGCGAGATGTGGCGTATCGGCGCCCCGCTGTCGCTGCTCTACACGGTGATCCTGGTGGTGATGATCAACATCATGTTCTAG
- a CDS encoding putative ferredoxin (Evidence 3 : Function proposed based on presence of conserved amino acid motif, structural feature or limited homology): protein MSANASTPVELVPLDALSDQGFHATEAVIDGDAEPLILYRDGGQVRAWLNVCPHAGRNLDWAPGQFLKSGDGHLVCAVHGAAFELQGGCCVSGPCKGDALRAVPVRVVDGKVMLG, encoded by the coding sequence ATGTCAGCCAACGCCTCCACGCCGGTCGAGCTGGTTCCGCTCGATGCCTTGTCCGACCAGGGTTTCCATGCCACCGAGGCGGTGATCGATGGCGACGCCGAACCGTTGATCCTCTACCGCGATGGCGGGCAGGTGCGGGCGTGGCTCAATGTCTGCCCGCACGCCGGCCGCAACCTCGACTGGGCGCCGGGCCAGTTCCTGAAGAGTGGTGACGGCCACCTGGTCTGCGCGGTGCATGGCGCCGCGTTCGAACTGCAGGGCGGGTGCTGCGTGTCCGGCCCGTGCAAGGGCGATGCACTGCGCGCGGTGCCGGTGCGGGTGGTGGACGGCAAGGTGATGCTGGGTTGA
- a CDS encoding conserved exported hypothetical protein (Evidence 4 : Homologs of previously reported genes of unknown function): MHTRYFQFAHLRNLFAPRKPRSPLLRVALGLLGLAILAVLVVAGVFVGAAMILIGLVWKLLAARKARKAPGNVMDGEYRVVRKPALPGTH, translated from the coding sequence ATGCATACCCGTTATTTCCAGTTCGCCCACCTCCGCAACCTGTTCGCGCCGCGCAAGCCGCGCAGTCCGTTGCTGCGGGTCGCACTGGGCCTGCTGGGCCTGGCGATCCTCGCGGTGCTGGTGGTGGCCGGCGTGTTCGTCGGCGCGGCGATGATCCTGATCGGGCTGGTGTGGAAACTGCTGGCCGCGCGCAAGGCCCGCAAGGCTCCCGGCAACGTGATGGACGGCGAATACCGGGTGGTGCGCAAGCCGGCGTTGCCCGGCACGCACTGA
- a CDS encoding 2-keto-4-pentenoate hydratase/2-oxohepta-3-ene-1,7-dioic acid hydratase, whose translation MTDLIPAPPVPRIPVAGGGTFPVRRIYCVGRNFADHAREMGASAPASAAERGQPMFFMKPADAIVIDGVAVPYPSATSELHHEVELVVALGKDAPAGVLPVDEAMPLVLACGVGLDLTRRDLQAAAKAKGGPWDVAKGFDHSAPVGELVPIAQAGELAPLELSLEVNGELRQRSTLDNLIWNVPEILHELSKLYALRAGDLVFMGTPAGVAALRPGDRFSARLGDVARCDGVIAG comes from the coding sequence ATGACCGACCTGATCCCCGCCCCGCCCGTGCCGCGCATCCCGGTGGCCGGCGGCGGCACCTTCCCGGTGCGCCGCATCTACTGCGTGGGCCGCAACTTCGCCGACCATGCGCGCGAGATGGGCGCCAGCGCCCCGGCCTCGGCGGCCGAGCGCGGCCAGCCGATGTTCTTCATGAAGCCGGCCGACGCCATCGTCATCGACGGCGTGGCAGTCCCCTACCCGTCCGCCACGTCCGAGCTGCACCACGAGGTCGAGCTGGTGGTCGCGCTGGGCAAGGATGCGCCGGCCGGCGTGCTGCCGGTCGATGAAGCCATGCCGCTGGTGCTGGCCTGCGGCGTCGGCCTGGACCTGACCCGCCGCGACCTGCAGGCCGCGGCCAAGGCCAAGGGCGGGCCGTGGGACGTCGCCAAGGGCTTCGACCATTCCGCGCCGGTCGGCGAGCTGGTGCCGATCGCGCAGGCGGGCGAGCTGGCGCCGCTGGAACTGTCGCTGGAGGTCAACGGCGAGCTGCGCCAGCGCTCCACCCTCGACAACCTGATCTGGAACGTGCCGGAAATCCTGCACGAGCTGTCGAAACTCTACGCGCTGCGCGCCGGCGACCTGGTGTTCATGGGCACACCCGCCGGCGTGGCCGCGCTGCGGCCGGGCGACCGTTTCAGCGCGCGCCTGGGCGACGTGGCCCGCTGCGATGGCGTGATCGCCGGATGA
- the mscL gene encoding mechanosensitive channel (Evidence 2a : Function of homologous gene experimentally demonstrated in an other organism; PubMedId : 10202137, 10352145, 14671322, 7511799, 8063098, 8412700, 8890153, 9756908, 9856938; Product type t : transporter) encodes MGMIAEFKEFAMRGNVIDLAVGVVIGGAFGKIVSSLVDKVIMPPIGWLIGNVDFSDLAWTLAPAKVAADGSEIPAVVIGYGDFINTLIQFVIVAFAIFMLVKVVNKLSRRKEEAPAAPAEPSEEVLLLREIRDNLKK; translated from the coding sequence ATGGGAATGATTGCTGAGTTCAAGGAATTCGCGATGCGTGGCAACGTCATCGACCTGGCGGTCGGCGTCGTGATCGGCGGCGCGTTCGGCAAGATCGTCAGCTCGCTGGTGGACAAGGTGATCATGCCGCCGATCGGCTGGCTGATCGGCAACGTCGACTTCTCCGACCTGGCCTGGACGCTGGCCCCGGCCAAGGTGGCCGCCGACGGCAGCGAGATCCCGGCGGTGGTGATCGGCTACGGCGATTTCATCAACACCCTGATCCAGTTCGTCATCGTCGCCTTCGCCATCTTCATGCTGGTCAAGGTGGTCAACAAACTCTCGCGCAGGAAGGAAGAAGCCCCCGCCGCACCGGCCGAGCCGAGCGAGGAAGTGCTGCTGCTGCGCGAGATCCGCGACAACCTGAAGAAGTGA
- a CDS encoding Peptidase M28: MRRLAFAIAAVLACANVQAAPTRIPEQALAQAAQLREQALADDTGWKVVEALTTEVGPRLAGSEADARAVEWAKARFKALGFDKVWTEPVTFPKWERRSEQAHVLGAHAQPLSITALGGSPGGSAEGEVVRFDSLDALKAAPAGSLAGKIAFIDYQMTRSRNGMDYGIGGTIRSQGPSEAIRKGAVGYIMRSAGTDSHRVPHTGITHFDDGLTPVPSAALSMPDADQLARLVARGPVRIRMALDCGWDGSYTSQNVIGEITGRELPQEVVVIGGHLDSWDLGTGAIDDAAGVGITMAAGHLIGQLEQAPKRTIRVIAFANEEQGLHGGFAYAAARAKAGEIPLQHIGAESDFGAGRIYAFNTGSGNPDGSREATAQIAEALAPLGIAYRPDEGGPGPDIIPLASKGGAWAWLAQDGTDYFDLHHTADDTLDKIDPKALAQNVAAYTVFAYLAAEAEGGFGSEAKDVVPPQE, encoded by the coding sequence ATGCGCCGTCTTGCCTTCGCCATCGCCGCCGTGCTCGCCTGCGCCAACGTGCAGGCCGCGCCTACCCGCATTCCCGAGCAGGCACTGGCACAGGCGGCGCAGCTGCGCGAGCAGGCGCTGGCCGACGACACCGGCTGGAAGGTGGTCGAAGCGCTGACCACCGAGGTCGGCCCGCGCCTGGCCGGCAGCGAGGCCGACGCGCGCGCGGTGGAATGGGCCAAGGCGCGGTTCAAGGCACTGGGCTTCGACAAGGTGTGGACCGAACCGGTCACCTTCCCCAAGTGGGAGCGACGCAGCGAGCAGGCACACGTGCTGGGCGCGCATGCGCAGCCGTTGTCCATCACCGCGCTGGGTGGCAGCCCCGGTGGCAGCGCCGAGGGCGAGGTCGTGCGTTTCGACAGCCTCGACGCCCTGAAGGCCGCGCCGGCAGGTTCGCTGGCCGGCAAGATCGCCTTCATCGACTACCAGATGACCCGCAGCCGCAACGGCATGGACTACGGCATCGGCGGCACCATCCGCAGCCAGGGGCCTTCCGAGGCGATCCGCAAGGGTGCGGTGGGCTACATCATGCGCTCGGCCGGCACCGATTCGCACCGCGTGCCGCATACCGGCATCACCCATTTCGACGACGGCCTGACGCCGGTGCCGTCGGCGGCGCTGTCGATGCCCGACGCCGACCAGTTGGCGCGACTGGTCGCGCGCGGCCCGGTCCGCATCCGCATGGCACTGGATTGCGGCTGGGACGGCAGCTACACCTCGCAGAATGTCATCGGCGAGATCACCGGCCGCGAATTGCCGCAGGAAGTGGTGGTGATCGGCGGCCACCTCGACTCGTGGGACCTGGGTACCGGCGCGATCGACGATGCCGCCGGCGTCGGCATCACGATGGCCGCCGGCCACCTGATCGGCCAGCTCGAGCAGGCGCCCAAACGCACCATCCGGGTGATCGCCTTCGCCAACGAGGAGCAGGGCCTGCATGGCGGCTTCGCCTATGCCGCCGCGCGGGCGAAGGCCGGGGAGATCCCGTTGCAGCACATCGGCGCGGAAAGCGATTTCGGTGCCGGCCGCATCTACGCCTTCAACACCGGCTCGGGCAACCCCGACGGCTCGCGCGAGGCCACCGCGCAGATCGCCGAAGCACTGGCGCCGCTGGGCATCGCGTACCGTCCGGACGAGGGCGGGCCGGGGCCGGACATCATTCCGCTGGCGTCCAAGGGTGGCGCATGGGCGTGGCTGGCGCAGGACGGCACCGACTATTTCGACCTGCACCACACCGCCGACGACACGCTGGACAAGATCGACCCGAAGGCACTGGCGCAGAATGTGGCCGCCTACACCGTGTTCGCCTACCTGGCCGCCGAGGCCGAGGGCGGCTTCGGCAGCGAGGCGAAGGACGTGGTGCCGCCGCAGGAATGA
- the nadE gene encoding putative glutamine-dependent NAD(+) synthetase (Evidence 3 : Function proposed based on presence of conserved amino acid motif, structural feature or limited homology), producing MSRSLRIALAQLDFPVGDVAGNSARIIESIQVARDEYGADVVLFPELAISGYPPEDLLLRPAFLRDCEQALARIAAQARGIVAVVGWPQDAGAVVYNAASVLRDGVIAATYRKRELPNYAVFDERRYFDVDPDGGDCVFEVAGVKLGLLVCEDLWFAEPLAATVAAGAELVLVANASPYERGKHAQRDALLAERSRDGGVGIAYVNNVGGQDALVFDGSSVVADGDGTVHPAAVAFAEEMLVVEYDADARAFTPLRWIDDGDESMDALAWRAVTRGITDYCRKNGFGKVWLGLSGGIDSALVLAMAVDALGADNVTAVALPSRYTAGLSNDLAAEQCRALGVKLETVPIEPAFQGLMQSLSALFDGQTADVTEENLQSRSRGVILMALSNKFGGLLLTTGNKSEYAVGYATIYGDMCGGYAPLKDLYKTEVYGLAKWRNTVGGAPVIPPAVIARAPSAELRENQTDQDSLPAYDVLDGILYRYVDQEQSREDIVAAGYAPEVVDRVLRLVRTSEWKRHQAAPGPKVSRRAFGRERRYPISNGYRG from the coding sequence ATGTCCCGATCCCTTCGCATCGCCCTGGCGCAGCTCGACTTCCCGGTCGGCGACGTTGCCGGCAACAGCGCGCGCATCATCGAATCGATACAGGTCGCACGCGACGAATACGGTGCCGACGTGGTGCTGTTCCCCGAACTGGCGATCAGCGGCTACCCGCCTGAAGACCTGCTGCTGCGCCCGGCCTTCCTGCGCGACTGCGAACAGGCGCTGGCGCGCATCGCCGCGCAGGCACGGGGCATCGTCGCCGTGGTCGGCTGGCCGCAGGATGCCGGCGCGGTGGTCTACAACGCCGCCAGCGTGCTGCGCGACGGCGTCATCGCCGCCACCTACCGCAAGCGCGAGCTGCCCAACTACGCGGTGTTCGACGAGCGCCGCTATTTCGACGTCGATCCGGATGGCGGCGACTGCGTGTTCGAGGTTGCCGGGGTGAAACTCGGGCTGCTGGTCTGCGAAGACCTGTGGTTCGCCGAGCCGCTGGCCGCCACCGTCGCCGCAGGCGCCGAGTTGGTGCTGGTGGCCAATGCCTCGCCCTACGAGCGCGGCAAACATGCCCAGCGCGACGCACTGCTGGCCGAGCGCAGCCGCGACGGCGGCGTCGGCATCGCCTATGTCAACAACGTCGGCGGGCAGGACGCACTGGTGTTCGACGGCTCGTCAGTGGTCGCCGACGGCGACGGCACGGTGCACCCGGCGGCGGTGGCGTTCGCCGAGGAAATGCTGGTGGTCGAATACGATGCCGATGCGCGCGCGTTCACCCCGCTGCGCTGGATCGACGACGGCGACGAGAGCATGGACGCGCTGGCCTGGCGCGCGGTGACCCGCGGCATCACCGACTACTGCCGCAAGAACGGTTTCGGCAAGGTCTGGCTGGGGCTGTCCGGCGGCATCGACTCGGCGCTGGTGCTGGCGATGGCGGTCGACGCGCTGGGCGCGGACAACGTCACCGCCGTCGCCCTGCCCTCGCGCTACACCGCCGGCCTGTCCAACGACCTAGCTGCCGAGCAGTGCCGCGCCCTGGGCGTGAAGCTGGAAACGGTACCAATCGAGCCGGCGTTCCAGGGGCTGATGCAGTCGCTGTCGGCGCTGTTCGACGGCCAGACCGCCGACGTCACCGAGGAGAACCTGCAATCGCGCAGCCGCGGCGTGATCCTGATGGCGCTGTCCAACAAGTTCGGCGGGCTGCTGCTGACCACCGGCAACAAGAGCGAGTACGCGGTCGGCTACGCCACCATCTACGGCGACATGTGCGGCGGCTACGCGCCGCTCAAGGACCTGTACAAGACCGAGGTCTACGGGTTGGCCAAGTGGCGCAACACGGTGGGCGGCGCGCCGGTGATCCCGCCGGCGGTGATCGCGCGCGCGCCGTCGGCCGAACTGCGCGAGAACCAGACCGATCAGGATTCGCTGCCGGCCTACGACGTGCTCGACGGCATCCTCTACCGGTACGTCGACCAGGAACAGTCGCGCGAGGACATCGTCGCCGCCGGCTATGCACCGGAGGTCGTGGACCGGGTGCTGCGGCTGGTGCGCACCAGCGAGTGGAAGCGCCATCAGGCCGCACCGGGGCCGAAGGTGTCGCGGCGTGCGTTCGGGCGCGAACGGCGTTACCCGATCAGCAATGGCTACCGCGGATAA